In Pseudofrankia saprophytica, one genomic interval encodes:
- a CDS encoding SsgA family sporulation/cell division regulator — protein MTIRHDSITAELALRLVVPGGAPVPVAATVRYEPDDPYAVSIGFRTGADEVVEWTFARQLLSDGVRRPAGDGDVQVWPAAQSGGRIVCLSLSSPSGHALFEMPRSEVLAFLRRTYAAVPLGSESDVIDLDAELALLIWGGPDR, from the coding sequence ATGACTATTCGTCACGATTCGATCACCGCAGAGCTCGCCCTCCGGCTCGTCGTGCCAGGAGGTGCTCCAGTCCCCGTCGCCGCGACGGTCCGGTACGAGCCCGACGACCCGTACGCGGTCAGCATCGGGTTCCGCACCGGAGCGGACGAGGTCGTCGAGTGGACCTTCGCCCGGCAGCTCCTGAGCGACGGAGTCCGCCGCCCGGCCGGGGACGGCGACGTCCAGGTCTGGCCCGCGGCGCAGTCCGGCGGCAGGATCGTCTGCCTGTCGCTGTCGAGCCCGTCAGGGCACGCGCTGTTCGAGATGCCCCGCTCGGAGGTGTTGGCGTTCCTACGCCGCACCTACGCCGCGGTCCCGCTAGGCAGCGAGAGCGACGTCATCGACCTCGACGCCGAGCTGGCTCTCCTCATCTGGGGCGGCCCCGACCGGTGA
- a CDS encoding N-acetylmuramoyl-L-alanine amidase → MPRPVLAVVAVAVLLLAALVAVLVAGATGGTPAPPRGATVAGGPGVAGAGGAGDTAASAVPGGVPSATAVPSPVVPSSAAPGAAGPGVDLRGRVVVLDPGHDGGNGAAPAQIDRKVDAGGFLKECDTVGASTDAGYPEHAFTWDVANRTAQVLRDRGATVVLTRKDDTGIGPCVDARARASADAHADAAVSIHADGGPADGFGFHVIAPDRGPDNVNAGILVASGRLATQLRDAFAASTGEAPANYLPTHQGIVDRSDLGGLNLSTVPKVFVECANMRNPADAAHVSDPVWRQRAADGIADGIARYLTAPGS, encoded by the coding sequence ATGCCCCGGCCGGTGCTCGCGGTGGTGGCGGTCGCGGTGCTGCTGCTGGCGGCCCTGGTGGCCGTGCTGGTGGCCGGCGCGACGGGAGGCACTCCGGCGCCGCCGCGGGGCGCCACCGTGGCCGGAGGGCCCGGCGTCGCCGGCGCGGGTGGAGCGGGCGACACGGCCGCTTCGGCGGTGCCCGGCGGGGTCCCGTCGGCGACGGCGGTCCCCAGCCCGGTGGTTCCCAGCTCCGCGGCCCCCGGCGCGGCGGGGCCCGGCGTCGACCTGCGCGGACGGGTGGTCGTGCTCGACCCGGGGCATGACGGCGGCAACGGCGCGGCGCCGGCGCAGATCGACCGCAAGGTCGACGCCGGCGGCTTCCTGAAGGAGTGCGACACCGTCGGCGCGAGCACCGACGCCGGCTACCCGGAGCACGCCTTCACCTGGGACGTGGCCAACCGGACGGCCCAGGTGCTGCGGGACCGCGGCGCCACCGTCGTGCTGACGAGAAAGGACGACACCGGTATCGGCCCGTGCGTCGACGCCCGGGCCCGGGCCAGCGCCGACGCGCATGCCGACGCCGCCGTCTCCATCCATGCCGACGGCGGCCCGGCGGACGGCTTCGGGTTCCACGTCATCGCCCCGGACCGGGGGCCCGACAACGTGAACGCCGGCATCCTGGTGGCCTCGGGCCGGCTGGCGACCCAGCTGCGCGACGCCTTCGCCGCCTCGACCGGCGAGGCACCAGCCAACTACCTCCCCACCCACCAGGGCATCGTCGATCGGTCCGACCTGGGCGGCCTCAACCTGTCGACGGTCCCCAAGGTCTTCGTCGAGTGCGCCAACATGCGCAACCCGGCCGACGCGGCGCACGTCAGCGACCCGGTCTGGCGCCAGCGCGCCGCCGACGGCATCGCCGACGGCATCGCCCGTTACCTCACCGCGCCCGGGAGTTAG
- a CDS encoding DUF3097 domain-containing protein → MRSRDYGRDVLAPSAKKAPAPLPIVEAELDLVVEDRVSGFCGAVVELDAIGVTLEDRFGVRRLFPLEEGAFLVEGRRVTLARPRRAAPTGPSRTASGSVAVPGAPARVARASRIYVEGLHDAALVERVWGDDLRVEGVVVEPLDGVDELPAIVAAFRPGSGRRLGVLVDHLVAGSKESRIAASVTGEHVLVTGHPYIDIWQAVKPASVGIRAWPEVPRGQPWKEGVCRALGVREPAEMWRRVLASVDSYSDLEVGLLRAVEELIDFVTTG, encoded by the coding sequence ATGCGTAGCCGTGACTATGGCCGGGACGTACTGGCTCCGTCCGCGAAGAAGGCGCCGGCGCCCCTGCCCATCGTCGAGGCCGAGCTGGACCTCGTCGTCGAGGACCGGGTGAGCGGCTTCTGCGGAGCCGTCGTCGAGCTGGACGCCATCGGGGTCACCCTGGAGGACCGGTTCGGCGTGCGCCGCCTCTTCCCCCTGGAGGAAGGGGCGTTCCTGGTGGAGGGCCGGCGGGTGACGCTGGCGCGGCCGCGCCGGGCGGCGCCCACGGGTCCCTCGCGGACCGCGTCCGGCTCGGTCGCGGTGCCTGGCGCGCCGGCGCGGGTCGCCAGGGCCAGCCGGATCTACGTCGAGGGCCTGCACGACGCGGCGCTCGTCGAGCGGGTCTGGGGCGACGACCTGCGGGTCGAGGGTGTCGTCGTGGAACCTCTCGACGGCGTGGACGAGCTGCCGGCGATCGTCGCGGCGTTCCGGCCGGGCTCCGGGCGCCGGCTGGGGGTGCTCGTCGACCACCTGGTCGCCGGCTCCAAGGAGAGCCGGATCGCCGCGTCCGTCACCGGCGAGCACGTCCTGGTGACGGGCCATCCCTACATCGACATCTGGCAGGCGGTGAAGCCCGCCTCCGTCGGCATCCGGGCCTGGCCCGAGGTGCCGCGCGGTCAGCCGTGGAAGGAAGGCGTGTGCCGCGCGCTCGGCGTGCGCGAGCCGGCAGAGATGTGGCGGCGCGTGCTGGCGTCCGTGGACAGCTACAGCGACCTCGAGGTGGGTCTGCTACGAGCCGTCGAGGAGCTCATCGACTTTGTCACCACCGGCTGA
- a CDS encoding isochorismatase family protein, which produces MTTYGPGVALIVVDLQNDFATPRGSLYVRGGEEIVDAVNAQVAEAEAAGSPVFWTQDWHPEVTPHFVTSGGVWPPHCVAGTAGAEFHAGARVTGEVVRKGADGADGYSGFSVRDPESGARTSTVLGERLAAAGCRQVVVVGLAGDYCVKETALDARRLGLDVIVPLELTRFVNLQPGDDERTVAELRAAGVQVDAPPRVPSDVIS; this is translated from the coding sequence ATGACGACGTATGGCCCCGGGGTGGCGTTGATCGTCGTCGACCTGCAGAACGACTTCGCGACGCCGCGAGGCAGCCTGTACGTGCGGGGCGGTGAGGAGATCGTCGACGCGGTCAACGCGCAGGTGGCCGAGGCCGAGGCCGCCGGGTCACCCGTCTTCTGGACGCAGGACTGGCACCCCGAGGTCACACCACACTTCGTCACGTCCGGTGGCGTCTGGCCGCCACACTGCGTCGCCGGGACGGCGGGCGCCGAGTTCCATGCCGGGGCGCGCGTCACCGGCGAGGTGGTTCGCAAGGGCGCCGACGGCGCCGACGGCTATTCGGGGTTCTCGGTGCGCGACCCCGAGTCGGGCGCGCGGACCTCCACCGTGCTCGGCGAGCGGCTCGCCGCGGCCGGCTGTCGCCAGGTGGTCGTCGTCGGCCTCGCCGGCGACTACTGCGTCAAGGAGACGGCACTGGACGCGCGGCGACTCGGGCTGGACGTCATCGTCCCGCTCGAGCTCACCCGCTTCGTCAACCTCCAGCCGGGCGACGACGAACGCACCGTCGCCGAGCTGCGCGCCGCGGGCGTGCAGGTGGATGCGCCCCCGCGGGTTCCATCAGACGTGATCTCGTAG
- a CDS encoding DUF4193 domain-containing protein: MATDYDTPRTADLEDAPEQSLEALKARRADAAADLGDEVDPFETELDLPGADLSGEELNLRVLPRQADEFTCTSCYLVHHRSQLVDARRMICRDCAA, translated from the coding sequence GTGGCCACCGACTACGACACCCCCCGTACCGCGGATCTCGAGGACGCCCCCGAGCAGAGCCTTGAGGCCCTCAAGGCGCGGCGGGCGGACGCGGCGGCCGACCTCGGTGATGAAGTCGACCCGTTCGAGACCGAGCTCGACCTGCCCGGAGCCGACCTGTCTGGCGAGGAGCTGAACCTACGGGTACTGCCTCGCCAGGCCGACGAGTTCACCTGCACCAGCTGCTACCTGGTTCATCACCGTAGCCAGCTGGTGGACGCTCGTCGCATGATCTGCCGGGACTGCGCCGCCTAA
- a CDS encoding DUF3145 domain-containing protein, giving the protein MSSAQGLSSSSASNVVPGMLSVLACPPALCPHLEFAVSGALSATVSLTWSPQPARPGCLYAGLEWRGAPATAGRLATRLRRLGHVTFEVVEGPSPGCDAERYSYTPDLGLHRVGIAANGDVVIGEAALRALLERGEGRDTLARGLHRLLGTDWDDVLEPLRRGSHGAPVTWLRRTG; this is encoded by the coding sequence ATGTCGTCAGCCCAAGGGCTGTCATCCAGCTCGGCGTCGAACGTGGTGCCGGGCATGTTGTCGGTGCTCGCCTGCCCGCCGGCGCTGTGCCCACACCTGGAGTTCGCCGTGTCCGGCGCGCTGTCGGCGACGGTGTCACTCACCTGGTCGCCGCAGCCGGCCCGGCCCGGCTGTCTCTACGCGGGGCTGGAGTGGCGGGGCGCTCCCGCGACCGCCGGCCGGCTCGCGACCCGGCTGCGCCGTCTCGGCCACGTCACCTTCGAGGTCGTCGAGGGCCCGTCGCCCGGCTGCGACGCGGAGCGCTACTCCTACACGCCCGACCTCGGCCTGCACCGGGTCGGCATCGCCGCCAACGGCGACGTGGTCATCGGCGAGGCGGCGCTGCGCGCCCTGCTGGAACGCGGCGAGGGCCGCGACACCCTCGCCCGCGGCCTGCACCGCCTGCTCGGCACTGACTGGGACGACGTGCTCGAGCCGCTGCGCCGTGGCTCCCACGGTGCCCCGGTGACCTGGCTGCGCCGGACCGGATAA
- the glgX gene encoding glycogen debranching protein GlgX: MSQVWPGHPYPLGATYDGSGTNFAIFSEVAERVELCLFDDGGTEQRIELHEKDAFVWHGYLPGVGPGQRYGYRVHGPHDPAHGVRCNPNKLLLDPYAKAVDGEIDWDQACFGYTFGEPDSLNTADSAPHVMKSVVISPFFDWNGDRPPRTAYEKTVIYEAHVRGLTMRHPDLPDGYRGTYAGVAHPIMIEHYQKLGVTAVELMPVHQFVHDEHLVSRGLRNYWGYNSIAFLAPHNAYSASGGLGQQVQEFKGMVRDLHNAGIEVILDVVYNHTAEGNHLGPMLCFRGIDNAGYYRLMADEPQYYMDYTGTGNTMHVRHPHVLQLIMDSLRYWVTEMHVDGFRFDLAATLAREFYDVDRLSSFFDLVQQDPIVSQVKLIAEPWDLGEGGYQVGNFPALWTEWNGKYRDTVRDFWRGADHGIAEFASRLTGSSDLYQFNGRRPIASINFVTAHDGFTLADLVSYNGKHNEANGEDNRDGSDDNRSWNCGAEGPTDDAAVLALRGAQARNLLTTLFLSQGVPMLVAGDEMGRTQGGNNNAYCQDNETSWLDWSPAAQDSGLLRFTAEVSRLRREHPVFRRRRFFHGAPIRGTGDGEYGVDDGLKDIVWLRPDGGEMSDHDWESGTARSLAVFLNGYGIPDPDERGEPVLDTSFLMFFNAHHETVSFQVPPVELGPSWEIVVDTRVSAQSQGDAPQPNAGPHLVKAGDAVPLDARSTLVLRRAD; the protein is encoded by the coding sequence ATGTCGCAGGTCTGGCCTGGCCACCCTTATCCCCTGGGCGCCACATATGACGGATCCGGCACCAACTTCGCGATCTTCTCCGAGGTGGCGGAGCGGGTCGAGTTGTGCCTGTTCGACGACGGGGGTACCGAGCAGCGCATCGAGCTACACGAGAAGGACGCCTTCGTCTGGCACGGCTACCTTCCCGGGGTCGGACCGGGCCAGCGCTACGGCTATCGGGTCCACGGCCCGCACGACCCGGCCCACGGCGTGCGCTGCAACCCGAACAAGCTGCTGCTCGACCCCTACGCCAAGGCCGTCGACGGTGAGATCGACTGGGACCAGGCGTGTTTCGGCTACACCTTCGGCGAACCAGACAGCCTCAACACGGCGGACTCCGCGCCACACGTGATGAAGTCGGTGGTGATCAGCCCGTTCTTCGACTGGAACGGCGACCGGCCGCCGCGCACCGCGTACGAGAAGACGGTCATCTACGAGGCACACGTCCGCGGCCTCACGATGCGCCACCCCGATCTACCCGACGGCTACCGCGGCACCTACGCCGGCGTCGCCCACCCGATCATGATCGAGCACTACCAGAAGCTCGGGGTCACCGCCGTCGAGCTGATGCCCGTTCACCAGTTCGTCCACGACGAGCACCTGGTGAGCCGGGGCCTGCGCAACTACTGGGGCTACAACTCGATCGCGTTCCTCGCCCCGCACAACGCCTACTCCGCCTCCGGCGGCCTCGGCCAGCAGGTCCAGGAGTTCAAGGGCATGGTCCGGGACCTGCACAACGCCGGGATCGAGGTGATCCTCGACGTCGTCTACAACCACACCGCCGAGGGCAACCACCTGGGCCCGATGCTGTGCTTCCGCGGCATCGACAACGCGGGCTACTACCGGTTGATGGCTGACGAGCCGCAGTACTACATGGACTACACCGGCACGGGCAACACGATGCACGTCCGCCACCCGCACGTGCTCCAACTGATCATGGACTCGCTGCGCTACTGGGTGACGGAGATGCACGTCGACGGTTTCCGCTTCGATCTGGCCGCGACGCTCGCCCGCGAGTTCTACGATGTCGACCGTCTGTCGAGCTTCTTCGACCTGGTGCAGCAGGACCCCATCGTCTCCCAGGTGAAGCTGATCGCCGAGCCGTGGGACCTCGGCGAGGGCGGCTACCAGGTGGGCAACTTCCCCGCGCTGTGGACGGAGTGGAACGGCAAGTACCGCGACACCGTCCGCGACTTCTGGCGCGGCGCCGACCACGGCATCGCCGAGTTCGCCTCCCGGCTGACCGGCTCCAGCGACCTCTACCAGTTCAACGGCCGGCGCCCGATCGCCTCGATCAACTTCGTCACCGCGCATGACGGCTTCACGCTCGCCGACCTGGTCTCCTACAACGGCAAGCACAACGAGGCGAACGGCGAGGACAACCGGGACGGCTCCGACGACAACCGGTCGTGGAACTGCGGGGCCGAGGGGCCCACGGACGACGCGGCGGTGCTCGCGCTGCGCGGTGCGCAGGCCCGTAATCTCCTCACGACGCTGTTCCTGTCCCAGGGGGTGCCGATGCTCGTCGCCGGCGACGAGATGGGCCGCACCCAGGGTGGCAACAACAACGCCTACTGCCAGGACAACGAGACGAGCTGGCTGGACTGGTCGCCAGCCGCCCAGGACTCCGGCCTGCTGCGGTTCACCGCCGAGGTGTCGCGGCTGCGCCGCGAGCATCCGGTGTTCCGCCGCCGCCGGTTCTTCCATGGCGCCCCGATCCGGGGAACGGGAGACGGGGAGTACGGGGTTGACGACGGCCTGAAGGACATCGTGTGGCTGCGCCCGGACGGCGGCGAGATGTCCGACCACGACTGGGAGTCCGGCACCGCGCGCTCGCTGGCCGTGTTCCTCAACGGCTACGGCATCCCCGACCCGGACGAACGCGGCGAGCCGGTCCTCGACACCTCGTTCCTGATGTTCTTCAACGCCCACCACGAGACGGTCAGCTTCCAGGTGCCGCCGGTGGAGCTCGGCCCCAGCTGGGAGATCGTCGTCGACACCCGGGTCTCCGCCCAGTCCCAGGGCGACGCCCCGCAGCCGAACGCCGGCCCCCACCTGGTCAAGGCCGGAGACGCGGTCCCCCTCGACGCCCGCTCGACGCTCGTCCTGCGCCGTGCCGACTAA
- the treY gene encoding malto-oligosyltrehalose synthase, with protein sequence MSDGGPTGDERTRVVPTSTYRLQLHLEFNFTDAAVIVPYLAALGVSHLYLSPVLEAAPGSMHGYDVVEHGRISPELGGVGGLRRLTAACRRAGLGLVVDVVPNHMAIPTPQTANPVWWSVLREGPDSPYANWFDIDWASTDNPGKVLMPLLGQPLHDCLEADEISLVRTADAAETGAGDLAGFGDVGAGDDTVDGDDWVITYYDHVLPVAPGTADPDDLAGTLDAQYYRLCWWRTAGTELNYRRFFDITTLPALRQEDHDVFAATHRLLIDLVRAGTVEGLRIDHPDGLADPEEYLRRLSDATGGVWTVVEKILEGDESLPEAWACDGTTGYEALNRITRLFLDPLAARPLAALYAEVSGEAPDWAHTAHQAKLDVLDNVLRPELDRLTALALTEARRDRADLTRTGLREALREVLAGFGVYRAYVRPDGTPSLEARSHVVRACEEARRRIPRRATEIDLIEDLALGGPAEFVVRFQQTCGPVMAKGVEDTAFYRFGQLVALNEVGGDPGAYPAFPPGHPRSAVHEFHEANVTTARTWPLTMTTLSTHDTKRSEDVRARLAVLSEDPRGWADVVRQLGRLGYRHTDAERGWPDPDTVYHLIQVLVGAWPITAERVREYMLKAVREAKTHTSWSDQDPAYENALTTYVDAALEDPDFVAALENYVSTIVELGRQNSLAARLLQLTAPGVPDVYQGQELWDHSLVDPDNRRPVNFGERTKLLGELGTDPLPRRPPSLDDTGAAKLLVVSRALRVRREHPEWFGPGASYRPLWAAGSAAEHLVAFTRAESVVTVVPRLVLGLRRGGGWRDTTLALPDGRWLDVLTGRRHDGGTAYVLRLLRDFPVTMLIRVP encoded by the coding sequence ATGAGCGACGGCGGCCCGACTGGCGACGAGCGCACCCGGGTCGTGCCCACGTCGACCTACCGGCTCCAGCTGCACCTGGAGTTCAACTTCACCGACGCCGCGGTGATCGTGCCGTATCTGGCGGCGCTCGGCGTCTCGCACCTGTACCTGTCGCCGGTCCTGGAGGCGGCCCCCGGCTCGATGCACGGCTACGACGTCGTCGAGCACGGCCGGATCAGCCCGGAGCTCGGCGGCGTCGGCGGCCTGCGCCGGCTCACCGCCGCCTGCCGGCGGGCGGGTCTGGGCCTCGTCGTCGACGTGGTGCCCAACCACATGGCGATCCCGACCCCGCAGACCGCGAACCCCGTCTGGTGGTCGGTGCTGCGCGAGGGCCCCGACTCCCCCTACGCCAACTGGTTCGACATCGACTGGGCGTCGACGGACAACCCCGGCAAGGTGCTGATGCCGCTGCTCGGCCAGCCGCTGCACGACTGCCTCGAGGCCGATGAAATCTCCCTGGTCAGGACCGCCGACGCCGCGGAGACCGGCGCCGGGGACCTCGCCGGGTTCGGCGACGTGGGCGCCGGCGATGACACCGTCGACGGCGACGACTGGGTGATCACCTACTACGACCATGTCCTCCCGGTCGCGCCCGGCACCGCCGACCCGGACGACCTGGCCGGCACGCTCGACGCCCAGTACTACCGGCTGTGCTGGTGGCGCACCGCCGGCACCGAGCTCAACTACCGGCGGTTCTTCGACATCACGACCCTTCCGGCGCTGCGCCAGGAGGACCACGACGTCTTCGCCGCCACCCACCGCCTCCTCATCGACCTGGTCCGCGCCGGCACCGTCGAGGGCCTGCGGATCGACCACCCCGACGGCCTCGCCGACCCGGAGGAGTACCTGCGCCGGCTCTCGGACGCGACCGGCGGGGTGTGGACGGTCGTCGAGAAGATCCTCGAGGGCGACGAGTCCCTGCCCGAGGCGTGGGCCTGCGACGGCACCACCGGCTACGAGGCGCTGAACCGGATCACCCGGCTCTTCCTCGACCCACTCGCCGCCCGCCCGCTGGCCGCGCTCTACGCCGAGGTCTCCGGCGAGGCGCCCGACTGGGCGCACACCGCGCACCAGGCCAAGCTGGACGTGCTGGACAACGTGCTGCGCCCCGAGCTGGACCGGCTGACGGCGCTCGCGCTCACCGAGGCCCGCCGGGACCGCGCCGACCTGACCCGCACCGGCCTGCGCGAGGCGCTGCGCGAGGTGCTCGCCGGCTTCGGCGTCTACCGCGCCTACGTCCGCCCGGACGGCACCCCGTCGCTGGAGGCCCGCTCGCACGTCGTCCGGGCCTGTGAGGAGGCGCGCCGCCGGATCCCGCGCCGCGCCACCGAGATCGACCTGATCGAGGACCTGGCGCTCGGCGGCCCGGCGGAGTTCGTCGTCCGCTTCCAGCAGACCTGCGGCCCGGTGATGGCCAAGGGCGTCGAGGACACCGCGTTCTACCGGTTCGGCCAGTTGGTCGCGCTCAACGAGGTCGGCGGTGACCCCGGCGCCTACCCGGCCTTCCCGCCCGGCCATCCACGCAGCGCCGTCCACGAGTTCCACGAGGCCAACGTCACGACGGCGCGGACCTGGCCGCTGACGATGACGACGCTGTCCACCCACGACACCAAGCGCTCGGAGGACGTGCGGGCGCGCCTGGCGGTGCTCTCGGAGGACCCGCGCGGCTGGGCGGACGTGGTCCGCCAGCTCGGCCGGCTCGGCTACCGGCACACCGACGCCGAACGCGGCTGGCCGGACCCGGACACCGTCTACCACCTGATCCAGGTCCTGGTCGGCGCCTGGCCGATCACCGCCGAGCGGGTCCGCGAGTACATGCTCAAGGCGGTCCGCGAGGCCAAGACGCACACCTCGTGGAGCGACCAGGACCCGGCGTACGAGAACGCGCTCACCACCTACGTCGACGCCGCCCTCGAGGACCCGGACTTCGTCGCCGCGCTGGAGAACTACGTCTCCACGATCGTCGAGCTCGGCCGGCAGAACTCGCTGGCCGCCCGGCTGCTGCAGCTCACCGCGCCCGGCGTCCCGGACGTCTACCAGGGCCAGGAGCTGTGGGACCACTCGCTGGTCGACCCGGACAACCGCCGGCCGGTGAACTTCGGGGAGCGCACCAAGCTGCTCGGCGAGCTCGGCACCGACCCGCTGCCGCGGCGCCCGCCATCGCTCGACGACACCGGCGCCGCCAAGCTGCTGGTGGTCTCCCGGGCGCTGCGGGTGCGCCGTGAGCACCCCGAATGGTTCGGGCCCGGGGCGTCCTACCGGCCCCTGTGGGCGGCGGGCTCGGCGGCGGAGCACCTGGTGGCGTTCACCAGGGCCGAGTCGGTGGTGACCGTGGTGCCCCGGCTGGTGCTCGGTCTGCGCCGCGGCGGTGGCTGGCGGGACACCACGCTCGCCCTGCCCGACGGCCGCTGGCTCGATGTCCTCACCGGCCGCCGCCACGACGGCGGCACCGCCTACGTGCTGCGCCTCCTGCGCGACTTCCCCGTCACCATGCTCATCCGCGTCCCGTAG
- the treZ gene encoding malto-oligosyltrehalose trehalohydrolase translates to MSTFRVWAPLAKSVAVVTARPGDPPAAGDAGGPGTGGAAEPADDLVTDLAAGPGGWWTAEVPGAGHGTDYAFRLDGTDEELPDPRSAWQPYGVHGRSRVADHGRFAWTDQGWRGVPLGGSVLYELHIGTFTPEGTFDAAAGRLDHLVDLGVDAVELLPVNAFPGRHGWGYDGVGLFAVHEPYGGPDGLRRFVDAAHARGLGVVMDVVYNHLGPDGNYLGRFGPYFTGRYATPWGSAVNLDDAGSDEVRALIVDSALAWLRDYHCDGLRVDAVHELRDSRAMHVLEELSTAVHRLGGHQRRPLFLVAESDLNDPRMIRSVEAGGHGMDGQWADDIHHALWTALSGERQGYYRDFGSLATLAKAFEGGFVHDGTYSTFRGRAHGRKIPPSVPASRLVTFLQDHDQVGNRAIGDRAAATLSDGLLRVGAALLLSGPFTPMLFMGEEWGATTPWAYFTDHEADWLAQAVRDGRRAEFAAHGWRPGDVPDPQAEATFTRSKLDWSQPAAEPHRGLLDWHRRLIGLRRTVADLADPSWAGVRCAYDERARWFVLYRGGPPAEIAVVCNLSGTRQSIPIDPTGPAHEQADLPGPGGVVIDVLAASTPGFVYQPDSVETDGESVVIARLLPRHLGEHRPVPAP, encoded by the coding sequence ATGAGCACTTTCCGGGTCTGGGCGCCCCTCGCGAAGTCCGTCGCCGTCGTCACCGCGCGGCCCGGTGACCCGCCCGCGGCCGGTGATGCCGGCGGTCCGGGCACCGGTGGCGCCGCCGAGCCGGCGGACGACCTGGTGACCGACCTGGCGGCGGGTCCCGGCGGCTGGTGGACGGCGGAGGTGCCGGGCGCCGGGCACGGCACCGACTACGCGTTCCGGCTCGACGGCACGGACGAGGAGCTGCCCGACCCGCGGTCGGCGTGGCAGCCGTACGGGGTGCACGGCCGGTCCCGGGTCGCCGACCACGGCCGGTTCGCCTGGACGGACCAGGGCTGGCGGGGCGTGCCGCTCGGCGGAAGCGTGCTCTACGAGCTGCACATCGGCACATTCACCCCGGAAGGGACGTTCGACGCCGCTGCCGGCCGGCTCGATCATCTCGTCGACCTCGGCGTGGACGCCGTCGAGCTGCTGCCGGTGAACGCGTTTCCCGGCCGGCACGGCTGGGGCTACGACGGCGTGGGCCTGTTCGCGGTCCACGAGCCGTACGGAGGGCCGGACGGGCTCAGGCGGTTCGTCGACGCCGCCCACGCCCGCGGCCTCGGCGTCGTCATGGATGTCGTCTACAACCACCTCGGGCCCGACGGGAACTACCTGGGCCGGTTCGGCCCGTACTTCACCGGCCGGTACGCCACCCCGTGGGGCTCGGCCGTCAACCTCGACGACGCCGGCTCCGACGAGGTGCGGGCCCTCATCGTCGACAGCGCGCTCGCCTGGCTGCGCGACTACCACTGCGACGGCCTGCGGGTGGACGCGGTGCATGAGCTGCGCGACAGCCGGGCGATGCACGTCCTCGAGGAGCTGTCGACGGCGGTCCACCGCCTGGGCGGGCACCAGCGTCGGCCGTTGTTCCTCGTCGCCGAGTCCGACCTCAACGACCCGCGGATGATCAGATCGGTCGAGGCCGGCGGCCACGGGATGGACGGCCAGTGGGCCGACGACATCCACCATGCGCTGTGGACGGCCCTCTCCGGTGAGCGGCAGGGCTACTACCGCGACTTCGGCTCGCTCGCGACGCTCGCGAAGGCCTTCGAGGGCGGATTCGTGCACGACGGGACGTACTCGACGTTCCGCGGCCGCGCCCACGGGCGGAAGATCCCGCCGTCGGTGCCGGCGTCCCGGCTCGTCACCTTCCTGCAGGACCACGACCAGGTCGGCAACCGCGCCATCGGTGACCGGGCGGCGGCGACGCTGTCCGACGGCCTGCTGCGGGTCGGCGCCGCGCTGCTGCTGTCCGGGCCGTTCACGCCGATGCTGTTCATGGGCGAGGAGTGGGGCGCGACCACCCCCTGGGCCTACTTCACCGACCACGAGGCGGACTGGCTCGCCCAGGCCGTCCGCGACGGCCGGCGGGCCGAGTTCGCCGCCCATGGCTGGCGCCCGGGCGACGTGCCCGACCCGCAGGCCGAGGCCACGTTCACCCGATCGAAGCTGGACTGGTCGCAGCCGGCCGCCGAGCCGCACCGAGGCCTGCTCGACTGGCACCGGCGCCTGATCGGGCTGCGGCGCACGGTCGCGGACCTGGCCGACCCGTCCTGGGCCGGCGTGCGCTGCGCCTACGACGAGCGGGCCCGGTGGTTCGTGCTGTACCGGGGCGGCCCGCCGGCCGAGATCGCCGTGGTGTGCAACCTGTCGGGGACGCGGCAGTCGATCCCCATCGACCCGACGGGGCCGGCCCATGAGCAGGCGGACCTGCCAGGGCCGGGCGGCGTGGTGATCGACGTACTGGCCGCGTCGACCCCCGGGTTCGTCTACCAGCCGGACAGCGTCGAGACCGACGGCGAGTCCGTGGTGATCGCCCGGCTGCTGCCGCGCCACCTCGGGGAGCACCGCCCGGTACCGGCCCCCTAG